One genomic region from Bufo bufo chromosome 3, aBufBuf1.1, whole genome shotgun sequence encodes:
- the AHDC1 gene encoding AT-hook DNA-binding motif-containing protein 1 encodes MLSVPGPGSAMSGREQPEPAGSDVNAAGLVPPSLENGDTPAEKRPPHSKEAERGRRVTLVCRHPRSRDHKYSGRSSKQDRQENSTSIQLEHQGEDSRSQHSCSRSNKSFCRTSAGTTKLGVDGIIALLKSKCGNGRVNLQPVVRLMDIMKDLSQLSNDLRSSGVHLDYTHVVSPPSENEDVEPGLQYSFFSSQSLACGLRSPEEKPSETVDTKEPSPESPNPDSNESASSNVLRELAALAWMEPQPLQSTQEREQEELGSNNWEDSANKKQAEQKNENKDESSGDEQGYDRQEMEESGEEQEENKQEEEYCEEQEPSKQAESFRQEQRKGKQAEESGEEHDDNKQEEESGEDQVDSKHEESPDEQKDELGVRMIKEDKEEIIPEVEQGNALPNRERNLRVKDVERTENEDEGESSDDESRAEQCRKRLEKHKETEVMAEPTMEEMPWMLPLFSATSESLRRTPFSTRGGHRFGLRGRRGDRPGRGRRRRPGRPRASESLSRAYVMPPYQQTPEEPSAYRTHEQNSVFPLPSFNQKTAVDVNAEQGPPQKPKRRGIRKMVVRIARIPMPMGRRNKTSYKVSSFSSTLSVEGGELIGGTGPGPTSLLKMKNNGRNVVMVFPPGELPIILKRRRGRPPKNLVLSRDTPPMMPQPSPIEPSLPPPPTPQPASAVSDGELIKKRRRRKQKLASPQPSYVADTNDSKSEYSDVLAKLAFLNRQSQGTGRTSPPRCWTPTLPDSVHQAPETHNISQYLHRVQGYRRRGGRGGGPGRRGGCNSHNAELSRCSFSDFFEGIGKKKSKPRPVDPLKPRKRRQPKAEPDPNAKPKRKRRSRKNGALLGEIGGESGLGFQGMSEWGSEGKGGPWMTQVSHSQSSGRHCNYQGSEHRSFSSLHSGSPSRQNYYTGTGSLSQAESGGQDHHGLFTGYFRSLLDSDDSSDLVDFASVQRQEARKSASAFSGSSASPNPRALQPYSNSRGAKSGTQESPYQSSTAARQPFPPNRGNANFVSLSQQECRGSDAFQKLLSRSPNSQSAGGFGQFGGFSGSSGQNLPGHGIFAPNKQYPAPPDCLGNKDCSFSFSGGGNSLPSSPGSAHSSTSFSQQQQLSTGTGTNTAKTPFFNTTELPPFPPLRSESRSSTSSPAGYMVPKVSGPMFPGENNRNFTGSVGTGQWGFRQGYGQSDWGNESFGQLYGPGFDCHMTESNVILDISNYTPQKAKQNTDNMSESSSDSTQYTQPSAGYRRANSEASSSEGQSSLSSLEKLMMDWNDTSSAPGYSWNQTVLFHQSAKPGRGRRKKADVFEQSHQQPHHLGFSSSSPSSSSSSATAPPAGFPTKRGGGPRGPRGGRGGSCAASKKERGSGKAKFSPKPPAPPPVSSVSSLFQDTSDLGLDCYSGDSSMSPLPSHSRAYGVGEREPTCDFSGPYSMNPSTPSDGTFGFQSDSPGLGPPSTELDPGKHFPHLPTVGNTSTGAPHPPPPPPPGLGYDHPLQDSPFSPNCSPTLELRPGEGRKLVPPPHSSCDSLKHSLTPHLPSCREQLPPQPSTHHRYDPPSCKNAGYWYPPRSPPYDGKGGLLSDFMGRRGEVVSCLSPHIPSPKRDKETLDMVRGHHRSSYPCPLLNDITHSPVQRDSMVQLQDSYRYPAFPPQGPPVLSPPNLKGGFLGPESIPEDNFTVTSL; translated from the exons aTGTCAATGCTGCTGGCCTTGTCCCCCCTAGCCTGGAAAATGGAGATACTCCTGCCGAAAAGCGTCCTCCACATTCAAAGGAGGCCGAGAGGGGCCGCAGAGTGACTCTAGTCTGTAGACACCCTCGTTCAAG agacCACAAGTACAGCGGGAGAAGTTCAAAGCAAGACAGGCAAGAAA ATTCTACATCTATCCAGCTTGAACACCAAGGAGAAGATAGTCGATCCCAGCATTCTTGCAGCCGTTCAAACAAATCTTTCTGTCGTACATCTGCAGGAACCACAAAGCTAGGTGTTGATGGAATTATTGCTCTACTCAAAAGCAAATGTGGCAATGGCCGTGTCAATCTACAGCCAGTTGTACGTTTGATGGATATTATGAAGGACCTTAGCCAACTTTCCAATGACCTACGATCCAGTGGTGTCCATCTTGATTATACTCATGTTGTTAGCCCTCCATCTGAGAATGAGGATGTAGAGCCCGGATTACAGTACAGCTTCTTCTCTTCTCAAAGTCTTGCATGTGGACTGCGGAGCCCAGAAGAAAAGCCTTCTGAAACAGTTGATACCAAGGAGCCAAGCCCTGAATCACCCAACCCAGACTCAAATGAATCTGCCAGCTCAAATGTTCTTAGAGAGTTAGCAGCCCTTGCCTGGATGGAGCCACAACCATTACAGAGTACGCAGGAGAGGGAACAGGAAGAGTTAGGCAGCAACAATTGGGAGGACAGTGCAAATAAAAAGCAGGCAGagcagaaaaatgaaaataaagatgAGTCATCAGGGGATGAGCAGGGCTATGATAGGCAAGAAATGGAGGAGTCTGGGGAGGAGCAggaagaaaataaacaggaagagGAATATTGTGAAGAACAAGAGCCAAGTAAGCAGGCAGAGAGTTTTAGGCAAGAGCAAAGGAAAGGAAAACAGGCAGAGGAATCGGGTGAAGAACATGATGACAATAAACAGGAAGAGGAGTCAGGGGAGGATCAAGTTGATAGTAAACATGAAGAGTCGCCAGATGAGCAGAAAGATGAATTAGGAGTAAGAATGATaaaggaagacaaggaggagaTAATACCTGAAGTGGAGCAGGGTAATGCACTTCCGAATCGAGAGAGAAATTTAAGAGTTAAAGATGTAGAGAGGACAGAGAATGAGGATGAAGGGGAGTCATCAGATGATGAAAGTAGGGCAGAGCAGTGTAGAAAAAGGTTGGAGAAACACAAAGAAACAGAAGTTATGGCAGAGCCAACAATGGAAGAAATGCCCTGGATGCTACCTCTCTTTTCTGCAACATCAGAAAGCCTGAGACGAACCCCTTTTTCCACTCGTGGAGGCCACAGGTTTGGTCTCAGAGGCCGTCGGGGGGATAGACCTGGTAGGGGTCGGAGAAGAAGACCTGGAAGACCTCGAGCATCTGAAAGTCTTTCTCGAGCATATGTGATGCCTCCTTACCAACAAACACCTGAGGAGCCTAGCGCATATAGAACTCATGAGCAGAACTCGGTATTTCCACTTCCTTCTTTTAATCAGAAAACTGCAGTTGATGTGAATGCAGAGCAGGGCCCACCACAAAAACCAAAACGTAGGGGTATACGCAAAATGGTAGTTCGGATTGCCAGAATCCCAATGCCAATGGGGAGGAGAAATAAAACAAGCTATAAAGTATCTTCATTTAGTAGCACTCTTAGTGTTGAAGGAGGAGAACTGATTGGTGGTACAGGCCCCGGACCCACCTCTCTACTAAAGATGAAAAACAATGGCCGGAATGTTGTAATGGTTTTCCCACCTGGTGAGCTTCCAATCATCCTTAAGAGGAGAAGAGGGCGGCCACCCAAAAACCTGGTTCTGTCTAGAGACACTCCACCTATGATGCCTCAGCCCTCTCCTATTGAACCATCTTTACCACCTCCACCAACTCCCCAGCCAGCTTCGGCAGTCTCCGATGGAGAATTAAtaaagaagagaagaagaagaaagcaAAAATTGGCATCTCCTCAACCTTCCTATGTAGCTGACACCAATGACAGCAAATCTGAATACAGTGATGTCCTGGCAAAGCTTGCTTTTCTGAACCGTCAGAGTCAAGGGACTGGACGCACTTCTCCACCTCGCTGTTGGACCCCAACACTGCCCGATTCAGTACACCAGGCTCCTGAAACTCATAATATCTCACAATACCTACACCGAGTCCAGGGTTATAGGAGAAGAGGTGGACGTGGTGGAGGGCCTGGTCGTCGTGGTGGATGTAATAGTCATAATGCAGAACTGTCTCGCTGTTCATTTAGTGACTTTTTTGAAGGGATTGGAAAGAAAAAATCCAAACCAAGACCTGTTGACCCTTTAAAGCCAAGAAAACGTAGACAACCTAAGGCTGAACCAGATCCCAATGCCAAGCCCAAACGCAAAAGAAGATCTAGAAAGAATGGTGCTTTGCTTGGCGAAATAGGAGGAGAGTCTGGTTTAGGTTTTCAAGGCATGTCTGAGTGGGGAAGTGAAGGCAAAGGTGGGCCTTGGATGACACAGGTATCACATAGTCAGTCAAGTGGCAGGCACTGTAATTACCAAGGATCTGAGCACAGAAGCTTTTCTTCTTTGCATAGTGGGTCACCATCCCGTCAAAATTATTATACTGGAACAGGCTCTTTGTCTCAGGCTGAAAGTGGAGGGCAGGATCATCATGGGCTTTTTACTGGCTATTTCCGGTCTCTGTTGGACTCAGACGATTCCTCAGACCTTGTGGATTTTGCTTCTGTTCAGAGACAGGAAGCAAGAAAatccgcatctgcattttctgGGTCATCTGCGTCCCCAAACCCAAGGGCACTCCAGCCCTATTCGAATTCTCGCGGTGCAAAATCTGGTACCCAAGAATCACCATACCAAAGTTCAACAGCTGCCAGGCAACCATTCCCTCCAAACCGGGGAAATGCAAATTTTGTCTCACTTTCTCAACAAGAATGCCGTGGTTCAGATGCCTTTCAGAAGCTGCTGTCACGTTCTCCTAACTCCCAAAGTGCTGGAGGCTTTGGCCAATTTGGAGGCTTTTCTGGATCTAGTGGACAGAATTTGCCTGGTCATGGTATATTTGCACCAAACAAGCAGTATCCAGCTCCTCCTGACTGTTTAGGTAATAAGGACTGCAGCTTTTCCTTTAGTGGTGGAGGTAATAGCCTCCCTTCATCACCAGGCAGTGCCCATAGCAGCACAAGTTTCAGCCAGCAACAACAATTATCAACAGGGACCGGTACTAACACAGCTAAAACTCCCTTTTTCAACACCACAGAGTTGCCACCCTTCCCACCACTTAGAAGTGAAAGTCGTTCAAGTACCTCTTCACCAGCTGGGTATATGGTGCCCAAGGTCTCTGGTCCGATGTTTCCTGGGGAGAACAACCGCAACTTTACAGGATCTGTAGGTACAGGTCAGTGGGGATTTCGTCAAGGTTATGGCCAGTCAGATTGGGGTAATGAGAGCTTTGGTCAGCTTTATGGGCCAGGGTTTGATTGCCACATGACAGAATCCAATGTTATCTTGGACATTAGTAATTATACGCCACAGAAGGCTAAGCAAAATACTGACAACATGTCAGAGTCATCATCTGACAGCACACAGTACACGCAACCTAGTGCTGGTTATCGAAGGGCCAATAGTGAAGCCTCCTCCAGTGAAGGTCAGTCAAGTCTCTCCAGCCTTGAAAAGCTAATGATGGACTGGAATGACACATCATCGGCACCAGGATATAGTTGGAACCAGACTGTCCTCTTTCACCAATCTGCTAAACCTGGTAGAGGACGCAGGAAGAAAGCAGACGTATTTGAGCAATCACACCAACAACCCCATCACCTAGGCTTCTCATCATCCTCCCCATCATCTTCCTCATCATCAGCAACTGCTCCACCAGCAGGTTTTCCAACCAAGAGAGGCGGTGGCCCCAGGGGTccaagaggagggagaggtggtaGCTGTGCAGCCAGCAAGAAAGAGAGAGGTTCAGGCAAAGCCAAATTTTCCCCCAAACCACCTGCTCCACCACCTGTTTCCTCAGTCAGTTCCCTCTTTCAGGACACCTCAGACTTAGGACTGGACTGCTATAGTGGGGACAGCAGCATGTCCCCTCTGCCCTCCCACTCGCGGGCGTATGGGGTGGGTGAGAGGGAGCCTACATGTGATTTCTCTGGACCTTATTCCATGAACCCATCTACCCCTTCTGATGGCACATTTGGCTTCCAGAGTGACTCTCCTGGGCTGGGCCCTCCGTCTACAGAACTTGATCCTGGTAAACACTTTCCCCATCTCCCTACAGTTGGCAACACCAGTACTggagcacctcatccaccaccaccaccacctcctggCTTGGGATATGATCACCCACTACAAGACTCTCCCTTTTCCCCTAATTGCTCCCCTACTCTTGAGCTACGGCCGGGGGAGGGAAGAAAACTTGTGCCGCCTCCCCACTCATCCTGTGATTCCCTGAAACATAGCCTCACTCCCCACTTGCCCTCTTGTAGGGAGCAGCTGCCTCCCCAGCCATCAACGCACCACCGCTATGATCCTCCCAGCTGCAAGAATGCTGGCTACTGGTACCCACCCCGCAGTCCCCCCTATGATGGAAAGGGTGGGTTACTTTCAGACTTCATGGGTAGGCGGGGAGAAGTAGTATCTTGTCTGAGCCCCCACATCCCAAGCCCCAAAAGAGACAAAGAGACGCTGGACATGGTAAGGGGGCATCATAGATCATCGTACCCCTGCCCTCTGCTCAATGATATTACCCATTCCCCCGTGCAAAGAGACTCAATGGTGCAGCTCCAGGATTCCTATCGTTACCCGGCCTTTCCCCCCCAGGGTCCCCCAGTCCTGTCACCCCCAAATCTGAAGGGTGGCTTTCTGGGACCCGAGAGCATCCCAGAAGACAACTTCACAGTCACATCCCTCTAG